The window AAACAAGGATTCCCAAGTGAAAAAGACTTTTTTGAACACCTAGGTCATCATCTGAAGAATAACGAGACTGTAAAGTGTGTCTTCACAGGGTGTAATCACCAAACAAATATTTATGGGACTTTtgcaacacacaaacacagaaaacATACTCCACATTCCTTAAAGGATTTCAAACCTGGCATTATCTGTCAAGGGCAATTGCCACACACAGAAGAAGCGCTAGTATTTGAAACGTATAGTGGGGTTGGTGATCACGGTGAAGGAAATTGTGAAGTGAGTAGGGCTAATACACAGTCTGAAGAGGAAGACAGAAGCCTTCTGGTTATTGATTATATAGCATCCCTCTTGTTGAAATTAGAAAGTGTTCATCTCGTTTCAGTTCGGTGCATTGATGAACTGGTAGATGATCTTTACTTTATTTCAAGTTCTGCTACAAAATCATCAGTTAGAGATATTGTTGTTTCACatctaacaaaaacaaatcaaaccATAGATGAGACATTTGTTTCATCTCTTGTTGAAGAACTGTGCAAATCAAATCCTCTAAGCTTAGCACTCAATAGTGGTGGTCCTCTGTCTTCATCGTTCAGGAGACgagattattttaaaaaaaactttgaagTAGTTGAGCCTATTGAGTGCATCCTTGAACCAAAAGAGAAGAGTTGTTTTCAGTATGTCCCAATTCTTCAGTCCTTGACTCAGTTATTGGCCAAACAAAATATAAGAGAAAAGATTCTAAGCAAAGAACGTGAGTTACCATCAACTTTATACAAATCATATCGTGATGCTACTATCTATAAAGATAATTCGTTCTATTCAGAAGAACTACGAATTTCTCTTCTACTGTATATAGATGATTTTGAGATTTGTAATCCACTTGGAACATCAAGAAAAAAGCACAAGATAACAGCTGTATACTGGACATTTAACAACAACCCTCTCTCATCTCGATCCACTCTGAACTCTGTGTACTTGGCCCTTTTATGTAAAGCCGTAGACATAAAAAAATATGGCTATGATCAAGTACTTGCCCCTTTGTTGAAAGACATTGCTATCTTAGAACAGGATGGGATCTACATTTCGACGTTGGGACAAAATGTAAAAGGAAGTGTGCTTTGTGTAGCAGCAGACAATCTGGGAGCACACTCAATCAGTGGACTTGTTGAAAATTTTTCTGGACCATTTGTTTGCAGATTTTGTCTTGGTCAGTGATCAGACTTTCAGATAAAGGAGGTGCGGTCAGGTGCATTTCCTCTTCGCACCAAAGAGGAACATGCGTCGCATGTATTGACCATTAAAGCAAATCCTGCTTGGACACATTTTTATGGTGTAAAAAAGTCTTGCCCATTGACTGAAAATCTGAAGTACTTCCATTGTGTCACTGGCTACCCACCTGACATACTGCATGACATTTTTGAAGGCATTGTTCCTTTGGAACTGGGTCTGTGCTTCAGTGTTTTCCTTTCTAAGAAATATTTCTCATTTATTGAGCTTAACAGTGCTATCTTGCAGTTTCCCTATAAATGGGCTGATAAAACTGATTGTCCACAGGCATTACCTGCAAACCTTTCCTCAAAAAAAAAGCTAGGAGGAAATGCTCATGAAAATTGGACCCTCATACGACTCTTGCCATTTATCATTGGGCACAGAATTCCTTTGAATGATCCAAACTGGCTTTTGCTTATGTCTTTAAAAGACATTGTTGAACTTGTCGTTGCTCCAGTCCACAATGAAGAAAGCATTGCCTACCTTGACTACAAGATTTCTGAACACAGATACAGATTCAAGGAAGCATTTCCTGATGAAGATTTCATCCCAAAGCATCACTTTCTGGAGCATTATCCAGGATTGATCAAGGCTTTTGGACCTTTGATAGCTTTTTGGACAATGAGGTTTGAAGCGAAACATAGCCAGTTTAAACGAATAGTAAGGCATACTGGCAACTTCAAGAATGTCCTTTTATCCATGGCTACAAAGCACCAACTTATGATGAGCCATTACCTGCATTCTACAACAATTGAGCCTGCACTTGGTGTTGTTAGAGTAAAGTCAGTGCCATTGGATGTCCTGCATTTAGATATTCAGGCATCAATCAAGCATCTTTATCCTTCACATGATCAAGTACAGCTGGCTGACACAGTCACATATCAGGGAACAAGATACACTCAAGGCATGATTGTGGCCTATGGTTCTACTGCAGGTCTTCCTGATTTTgcagaaattattcaaataactaTTTTTGCAGAAAGAGTGCATTTTATTTTGAGGACACTGGTGTCTTGGTTTGATGAACATTATCGTGGATATTACTTGGAGAGGACAGATCACACAATTCTCATTGAACAACAAAGCCTTAGTGATATATGTCCTCTTTCAGCTTATGTTGTTGAAGGAAAGCGCATGGTGACTTTAAAGCGCCACATCTGTCTCAGGTGTTGAGAATCATTGTATCTTTTCTCTGTCTTCAGTTTTTCAAGACATGGAGCAAACTGTAAGATTCCGCATCCTAATTGATgatcaaataaaaaaagttacACTCAGCAGTGGGGTACCCTCAACTGTGGCTGAGTTGGTTGCAGCAGTCAAGGAAAATCTGTCCATCCCCACAGATATAAGTCTTCAGTACAAAGATGAAGATTTTGGTGACTTCTTCACCGTAACATCTACAAATGAACTGAAAGATAAAGACACACTTAAAGTTGTATATGCACCTATATGCTTAGATTTGACAGTTGCTGACCAAGAAAGCAACTGTGATGTATCTGTGATGTCCTCCTTTGACAGTGACAGTGCTAGTGGCTCACTGGATTCCCAAGATACTGTCATTTTGAGTCAGTCCACCTTTGAAAGGCAGAACCCCTGGCCTGCTGTGTTTCCCATTCCAACTTTTTCACACAACACTGAGCTTGCTTTGAAACAAGGCAATGAGACATATTTAAAAGAGGGCACCCCGATGACATCACCTGGTTTCAGATCTGACATCCTTGAGCGTCTGGCAGAAGCAATGTTTTCTTATACTGCTTACCCTGATGATGCCCAAAGAAGTGCTGTAGCACAGGCACTAGTTGAGAAGCATCCCTGCTTGAAGGAACCAGGGTCTTTTAATGGAATTTATGGATGGCAGCAAAGCCTGAAATACAAATGTGGAAACTACCGCACAAAACGTAGAGCACTGGGAAGTCCTGAACTCTTGATCAACTCATTGTCACAAAAGCCTGGTGATGAGCAAGAAGTTGCTAAAAACATCAAGAAAGCAAAGAGGGCAGAACTTAATTACCTTCCTCCACATCCACCTGGTGAAACAGACGACACTCTTGAGAATATGAGGCTTGAAATAATAACTGCCAGCAAGAGAAAAGACTGTGGCAAAGACATAAACTACCTGATGACCAGGACATACAGCTTGAGAAGAAAAGAAGTGGTTTCTCAGTCCCCAAGGGTGACAAACTTTATGGAAAGATGGCCCGCTCTCTTCGATACATTTCAGGTCAAtgattattattcatgttttattactgttcTTTATTTACTTAGTTTAAAGCATTTACTGAtaatcatttgcatttttatagATAAATGCAGAGTTCCAAAGGTGCACTGCTGTTCCTCTACAGTCTACATTCATGTCTCAGCTGGATAAATGTACTCCAAAGCTCCTGGATTTGTTCAGTGCCAAGGGAGGAGCAGTTGGTCAGCGCATCAAGAACTTATTGATGGAACTGATACAGGtgagttaaaaaatcatggtattACATTAAGTCATCTGTATTCATTTTCAGTTTGAAGTTTTAACTTTGGTTTCAAAGCCCTGAACAGTCCACCTGTCTGAGCATCTAACCCCAtacattagggctgctcaattaatcgaattttaatcacgattacgatctgagttttgaacgattataaaaacaaaacaagcctccTGCTCATGTTTCACGTGTGAATCACTCCCGGTTTGGACTGAGCTCATGGGTAAAACACTGCTATTTTGTTAGGTGCTGCGTTCaagtccagtggaaagaaggggtaagatgtgactagggctgccacaaacaacTATTTTGATAATCAACTAATTGCCACTTTTGTTGACCATTAGTCGACTAATCACGTCATGCAAAAAAGTATAGCTTTTTCCACAAGATGCTTAATATAGCCATCATTAGCTACTAGATTGAAGTGTTATCATttatgtgccatctaataataaagacaagatgatcgcttatcaaacaactttaaataactttctaacctgttaatacaaatgctacacAGTAAAGGGAGGTAGGCACCAAAACccaaaataaattgttttttttttttaaaagcgcTCATAGAATAAACGTCGACTATTAAATTTGTAGTCGACTACTTTGTTTAATTTCATTTTGTTGATGTCATCATGAAGAATCGACTAATCGTGCCAGCAATAGATGTGATCTAAATTGTGTGGGGCAAGGGCTTTCTTGTTTGCCAGCCACAATTTTTGGAATGTACACATATGTGCAGTGGGCTTGATTGCTTGCTTGGTCTAAATCCATAATGAAGTTATATTTCAACCATTTTGCTTTAGGTCAGTGATCCCTACTTATAACTTTTTGCTTATGTGTGGCTGTTTTTCGATGCTCTGCTTCTTTTTGTGGAAATTTGGTTATTAtgatgctttttttgtttgtttgtttgtttttctcgctGTCATCTTTTTTGTCGTCTACGTTTATGGTGCTTTTTTGTCTTTCTGTGCAGTACTTTGGTAAGTTGTCATGCTGTTTTTTAAACTGATTTATTGTATGGAAGCTTAGTTAATGCTAAATCAAAAGTTACTTTCTTACTTCAAAAGATCGCAGGTGCAAAAGAAAGCAATTTGatgtaaataaaaattaataaaaataatgctaCGTCTAAATTATTAGACCTTTTCTATTGATATCAACCTTTTACTGGGAAATACCACTACACACGTTTTGTTTGAATGTGTATGTATCAAAAAATTGTGGGTAGTGTGTCAAAAAGAGACTTTTTTTCTGTTGTCagaattttaattaatttaatgaCTTTTTCATTAACTTTAGGACACAAATGTCTCCACTGTGCAGAAGAGAGACGTAACTCTGAGATGCCTCATTGAGTACATGGGAGAGAGTGGACAGGAACTCATCTCGGACTACTATGTAAGTAAATTATTAGGGCCAAGATTGAATCAATCTGTTGCACAAACTGGATTTGATAAGTAATAAAAATAGGCTACCCTAGTTTTGCATAGTTGTTTTAATAAACATCCACAAAGTATAACCTCCAGGATGATTGAGCACTGAAATTCAGCCGTTGCGCCTGAGCCTAcgtaagggaaacactgatgtGTGCAAATGCatctgtgtgtctgctctgttttcACAAATATCCAGTGAGTTATGGGGAGTCGCTGTTCATGTTAACGAGCTCACTTTAACGTTGATTGGTCAAATATACGAGCAAGTTAAGTTTACGTTTACAACAAAATAAACAAGTTTACAAATCGTTCAGTGAACTCTTTAGGCACAACAATGCCATGTTGTACTTGTTAACCTTTCCCttctcacccccaaattccactacctccgctccgctgcgctccgctccgacacgaacgccggagcaaaatcggtcccgttctagtcaatcagagcaattccactactgcggccgtgcgccgccctctgttccggcgtccggcaaaaatagaatcgatcctattttcaccggacgccggagcacctccgcagtcaatggacagaaatcacaaacacccaacaggaaaaggagcaagcagaaattccgtttttcacaatacatcgataaacaaaaggcgttttttgtttcatatgcacagatttaacaacttttaacaactatcagtggcggctgaagtttaaatgcacaaaaataagccataaatacagtttccactatcaaagtagtcacactttgttgatccaaacactgctgatctctcaacacaaatgatgggcagattaaacagttcatgccgatgcttctcccacacaacgggtgtttggatctaacttccgcgtttattgctcggactgtatcgcaagatctcgaaaatcccgcgcatgcttgtttgcccacctcaggtctccgcaccggagcggagccgttgtagagcgggtaccagtaaaaattgagttcggaagcgagcggctgcggaagccgggggcggaccggagcggagcggaggtagtggaatttgggggttagtcgtACATTTGCAggatttcccccagcgctttataagccaggctttgcttggccacccgacacgaacggcacaacaaaactagagccctccatcatcttatactggtgagaaacagcagcggaacgtgtgcagggAACTCCAGCAACAAAGGAAGAACTCAGCACATTACAGTCCTAATAAATTTAATACATATTAGAGAAACATTTTAACCAAAAAACTCATCTATATTACTGACTGTTGATGTTGAATTACAGTTCAAATTCCATAGCCATCATCCCACACTGATGAAAtttatctccgcatttgacccatcccgatgaaggggagtggtgagctgcagcagtggctgcgctcggtaactatttggtagtttaactccccaatccaacccattaaagctgagtgtcaagctgggAGGCATTGGGTACCATTTTTaagatctttggtatgacctgaccaggaatcAAACCTCTATCTCCAAGTTCCAGGGCAGACACTCCACTACtaggccaggggtcggcaactcgcggctctggagccgcatacgtctctttcatccatctgatgcggctctctgcttgtaaaataattaatgaatatttaattacaatgtattttattttactgcattcattttttatctgtagccaattctaaatgtaaagattgtctatgtaaaccaagcccccacaatgccgctcagaaaatggtcccaacccggaagtaagaaaaattgcagttccaccctcatccgctgggggctggtaccagaagcgagcaaatcctcattgacccccatgttaaaaatgccattttcacagcagaaataaacatgtttacagcctggttcaaaaaatggttttttgtctaaattatctagtttatactcatgacaactctgaggggggtgaatttttttctcactcttctgtttaagtgtattgaaagcctaaaattctgtataattaatgaacatccgacacacgtgaccgccgcctcagacccacgtgaccacatagctagctccgtggaaaggcctcagtacagcctcggtctctcctggaaactgtgtcgggattttgagtctctgtgcttgtgaattctgttttggataatattggtgcaattgttggacaaaatgacttgctgtggtattaattgcactaatagagcgtccaaggagtctccacttcatttttttcggtaagttaaaatctatatttgtattttatgtcactgctgcctttaaactagctgagtttaccgaagtagccagctaactatcagtttaacatgtagcatgtactgtttaaccatgacatttaaatgtaaaatacggtaaaataattaatagggcatatttaaatgggtaatagggtaaaacccagtgcatttaagataaaaatgggttgaaatatgacggggcgcgccgcttggggggacacttctgtgctctattctttcatccggtaatccccagcggtcaggccgggcaggctgatcgatgcggcgcctcgctgctgcgggctgaccgcttgtggaactcggagacagatctgaccggagaaatactgcagctcgttgagaagtctatagggcatacagcgtttcccttaaatcccactgccacgccgacaagatcccaagtttctttgtttttgttggcgctgtttaccgaagaagcagcgggaataccagcaactttcatcagactcctaaagttagtttttgcaggggaccccctgtattttactgctccctcctgcagtcttcccctattaaaatttaaaatgtgtaactttatgtattgggatgaatgactaatattcatgttaactaaaacgttaggtatttagggggaaaaaacaaaataataaacattatacagatgtcaaataaatcaaactgtaattaaactttatattttcaaagtctcgattctggataaaatccaacaacatatgctttataaataaacactacgcatggcttttacacacacacacacacacgttacattgtgatttcttagtaaatattctatttggcgagagataaactttattgtatttatcctagtggatctataattaaacgggtaaactagcagtagtacatccaacatcaaagaaagtaaaatgttattatcaggagagggagaatgattaagtggttagcggcagtgtgctagatgatggccccctccatgaggccaccacagctcagcagaacatcgttgtagcttcttctggggagaaaaacacttagagagaaaataaagttaacagctgaaatagcaggaaatagtacagttaaagagcagattgtagaagaaagaaacccctgggttaaactggtctgtctactgcataatgctgaactctaacatgtgtcctcagggaaggacctgattggtgtccagaacctgctgaagaagcaccaggctctgcaggctgagatcacaggtcatgaacctcgcatcaaggctgtcacccagaaaggagagaccatggtggaagaaggtagagcaggtctggtcctgacatgtttctgaggtgtctgcaggttctggctcactttgtttgggtccaggtcacttcgctggttcagaaccctcggcccatcagaacattcttatccaccacgttctaacaccagacctgttaacccgacagcaacaagtggctccaactgacgatgagaccgggaaggagctggttctggctctgtacgactaccaggagaagagtcctggagaggtcaccatgaagaagggcgacatcctcacgctgctcaacagcaccaacaaggttcgtgtgcccttcacagccgaggaacgacctccagctcagagcgaacatctccacacctgctttgtgtttgtgtgactttaggttgttttacttgaactcgcgtctttagctgaatgaggatggagagacgggtcggacctggagcaggtcgaggtcttgcagaagaagtttgacgacttccagaaggtcggacttttcctcctctccgtcttccagcagcagctgtcagatcagctcaggtgataatcagcaggtgcttttgtcctgcaggacctgaaggccaacgagtcccgcctgagggacatcaacaaggtggcatctgaactggagtcagaaggtctgatggctgaggaggctcctatggttcaggctcaggtgagcgtcacctgtctgcagcagctggtccctctcacttcctggtttgttaactctgctcgtctctgtttgtagcaacaagaacatctgggttctgctcctggaaaggtgcgtgttgtcctccgcctccaccagaaccagacgtggtgtttttgttaccactcatttgtttgtttacaggatgaagccgactctgaccccggctttccacaggagtcgtcagcagcacgttactgcagcagcacgtcatagctgctgataggaaccgctgtggtcaacagaaccttttccaccggagccgtcagcagcgcgagtcggccacgtctcaggagcagcatgtcgcgggaagggccgagcagcagcttacgcgagcaagacaagctgctgcagtaacgtgctgctgacggctcccgtggaaacccggggttagacggcgtcaccctagaaggtgagttcattcagctgatcagaggtcacctctgatggccgcagtcacggccgaccgtgctgaaatcacacaggaattcaggtgacccggcaggcaccaggtgctggtgaaagtggggacatgtcagctggttgccatggctacagttatctttatgcatctgtatgactgctgactggtgtgtgtttcctgtgacctttgacctcagaccgtacggttgggcgttcagacgacggctaactttaattccatcaaggtaagaggaagctcttcccttcctgtctgagcgatccgtctccaggtttcctcgtccggcgtccagcccgctggcgtccaccttcatctcactgggtttggtttctctccaggagctgaacaaccgctggcgctcgctgcaacatgctgggcagcgcccatgaggtgtagcgcttccacaggtaccccgcacacttatgcgccgcttacgggtcagtagagtttggacccacactcagacggagttctgatgtcttctcagagacgctgatgagaccaaagagtggatcgaggagaagaaccaggccctgaacacagacaactacggccaccacctagccagcgttcaggctctgcagcgtgaacatgaaggctttgagcgtgacctggcagctctgggtgataaggtccgctttcctgattggtaccaggacccgagttgtctctggagacacattcttcatggttctggtgactacaccccagctgttcctgatcagcgatcagcggggtgctttcctatttaaggtggatggaggacacaatttgacgccagaagattgcctcagttttggtagtaaccagccactcgtgttacctctagtgttcctaggattatattggatttaccattcttcaggattcctgtcgacctcattggatactgacctctactccaggatttggatattcaacacacggaccttatcaccaccctccataacccacctctcatctcacccagtgccccatccaccaggacgccccgcttctctccacctctgctccctctcctgcgcttcctctctacctctccctcctccagccaacacatacacccaccacagtaagtctgctgaacacctctgcctgcctacaatggattttgaaaccagaacctaagctcacctgtgttctccctcctccagacgctgagctgttgttgcagttccaaccacagacttatctgtgcaccttaagttcctccttataaataaatcattttttccatcagtttttggtcagtggtgtattctgcatgtcttgggttaagtaccttcctccaaacatgacactcctcttcaaagagcaaatctgttcagcacattctgacagacagaccaccattcttctgtcatgatgctgtacaggacatttttagagtttttctttttaaagataaataggattacatttaaatagcaatactttcacattatcattttcccacacttctgtataactgtattttgttgtttttcaataaagaatgacaaattatttaagtttggatttgttgcacacaaatatatatctaaaaaatatctacaaaactaatgtatacataacaagtatgattgggttttgcaatacggcactattttagtaagatttttaaaccaagtaaagttagtaaagaacacatttctattgtctgctaagaaactgttgggatttaaaatgggcctgttgtacaaataacttgtaaatgattattcctcacttttgtcttaaccaaagaaattccagtaattgagcaaaaacatttatttttaacactacattttataaaacagggcgcaaagtgtcg is drawn from Nothobranchius furzeri strain GRZ-AD chromosome 4, NfurGRZ-RIMD1, whole genome shotgun sequence and contains these coding sequences:
- the LOC129153650 gene encoding uncharacterized protein isoform X1; translated protein: MEQTVRFRILIDDQIKKVTLSSGVPSTVAELVAAVKENLSIPTDISLQYKDEDFGDFFTVTSTNELKDKDTLKVVYAPICLDLTVADQESNCDVSVMSSFDSDSASGSLDSQDTVILSQSTFERQNPWPAVFPIPTFSHNTELALKQGNETYLKEGTPMTSPGFRSDILERLAEAMFSYTAYPDDAQRSAVAQALVEKHPCLKEPGSFNGIYGWQQSLKYKCGNYRTKRRALGSPELLINSLSQKPGDEQEVAKNIKKAKRAELNYLPPHPPGETDDTLENMRLEIITASKRKDCGKDINYLMTRTYSLRRKEVVSQSPRVTNFMERWPALFDTFQINAEFQRCTAVPLQSTFMSQLDKCTPKLLDLFSAKGGAVGQRIKNLLMELIQDTNVSTVQKRDVTLRCLIEYMGESGQELISDYYGSPETSVHEDLKLRSMMIYICHDPDAVGIIIEGVPVLTNLGSLAKACSMLLGLTYALNLQYPTKLVKTFEVFQRLFVGLDTLRPKPSSRYMTLKNKLLT
- the LOC129153650 gene encoding uncharacterized protein isoform X3, whose translation is MEQTVRFRILIDDQIKKVTLSSGVPSTVAELVAAVKENLSIPTDISLQYKDEDFGDFFTVTSTNELKDKDTLKVVYAPICLDLTVADQESNCDVSVMSSFDSDSASGSLDSQDTVILSQSTFERQNPWPAVFPIPTFSHNTELALKQGNETYLKEGTPMTSPGFRSDILERLAEAMFSYTAYPDDAQRSAVAQALVEKHPCLKEPGSFNGIYGWQQSLKYKCGNYRTKRRALGSPELLINSLSQKPGDEQEVAKNIKKAKRAELNYLPPHPPGETDDTLENMRLEIITASKRKDCGKDINYLMTRTYSLRRKEVVSQSPRVTNFMERWPALFDTFQINAEFQRCTAVPLQSTFMSQLDKCTPKLLDLFSAKGGAVGQRIKNLLMELIQDTNVSTVQKRDVTLRCLIEYMGESGQELISDYYGRT
- the LOC129153650 gene encoding uncharacterized protein isoform X2, coding for MGWPCKLCTKVLPVKTDILKHYRLHHGTYGHSCALPCIHVECPCSFKNWSSLRSHLSRSHQAVHSLKSQVDVSYTCILCQKQGFPSEKDFFEHLGHHLKNNETVKCVFTGCNHQTNIYGTFATHKHRKHTPHSLKDFKPGIICQGQLPHTEEALVFETYSGVGDHGEGNCEVSRANTQSEEEDRSLLVIDYIASLLLKLESVHLVSVRCIDELVDDLYFISSSATKSSVRDIVVSHLTKTNQTIDETFVSSLVEELCKSNPLSLALNSGGPLSSSFRRRDYFKKNFEVVEPIECILEPKEKSCFQYVPILQSLTQLLAKQNIREKILSKERELPSTLYKSYRDATIYKDNSFYSEELRISLLLYIDDFEICNPLGTSRKKHKITAVYWTFNNNPLSSRSTLNSVYLALLCKAVDIKKYGYDQVLAPLLKDIAILEQDGIYISTLGQNVKGSVLCVAADNLGAHSISGLVENFSGPFVCRFCLGQ